In Candidatus Sulfurimonas marisnigri, a single genomic region encodes these proteins:
- a CDS encoding sensor histidine kinase has translation MSRVELESFLKSFILFFSSLGLLIGILFYINYTKEIQTLDEKIFSQMRVCSFNLKCEQFQIDFIPMHKHELYTLYKDESGLSSYYPIPNSKKYVMSFNFNTQSYKTELNRLQNSALWNFFIIFGIIFILSILFSFYALHPLRSALLLTQEFIKDILHDFNTPIASLRLNSSMLKHELRDNKKIDRIEQSVQNILNLQQHLRSYLNNHLLEKEIFELKSTIQIHIHMLEKNYPDIKFEVDMQDLNISTCKDAFIRIIDNILTNAAKYNKQNGSVKINYDHKTKNLYIIDTGKGIKNPKRMFDRFYKEQDRGIGIGLHIVKKLCDELGIKISVKSEPNKGTEFTLNISKLTLD, from the coding sequence TTGAGTAGAGTAGAACTTGAATCATTTTTAAAAAGTTTTATACTGTTTTTCAGCTCTCTTGGGCTATTGATAGGTATACTTTTTTATATTAACTACACTAAGGAGATTCAAACTCTTGATGAGAAAATATTTTCCCAAATGAGAGTTTGCAGTTTCAATTTGAAATGTGAACAGTTTCAAATAGACTTTATACCGATGCATAAACATGAACTTTATACGCTGTATAAAGATGAGAGTGGACTAAGTAGCTACTACCCGATTCCAAATTCTAAAAAATATGTAATGTCTTTTAATTTTAATACACAAAGCTACAAAACAGAGCTTAATAGACTACAAAATAGTGCGCTTTGGAATTTTTTTATAATATTTGGAATAATTTTCATACTGTCAATTCTATTTTCTTTTTATGCTTTGCATCCACTTAGAAGTGCTTTGCTGCTAACACAGGAGTTTATAAAAGATATACTCCATGATTTTAACACTCCAATTGCTTCGCTTAGACTTAACAGCTCTATGCTTAAACACGAACTAAGAGATAACAAAAAAATAGACAGGATTGAGCAGAGTGTTCAAAATATACTAAATCTACAACAGCATCTACGTTCATATTTAAATAATCATCTATTAGAAAAAGAGATATTTGAGTTAAAAAGTACTATACAAATTCATATACATATGTTAGAAAAAAACTACCCTGATATAAAATTTGAGGTAGATATGCAAGATTTAAATATCTCTACATGTAAGGATGCTTTCATCCGAATAATAGATAATATTTTAACAAATGCAGCCAAGTACAATAAACAAAATGGCTCTGTTAAAATAAATTATGACCATAAAACAAAAAACTTGTATATTATCGATACAGGAAAGGGGATAAAAAACCCTAAAAGAATGTTTGATAGATTTTATAAAGAGCAAGATAGGGGTATAGGGATAGGTCTTCATATTGTCAAAAAACTATGTGATGAGCTGGGAATAAAAATCAGTGTCAAAAGTGAACCAAACAAAGGAACAGAGTTTACACTAAACATTTCCAAACTAACACTTGACTAA
- a CDS encoding DUF3187 domain-containing protein encodes MYKKIITLLAITSLSLSAYSDKDLDGVDDSLDQCPNTYFSELVDMNGCTIENLSGEHHFDIIYGLNFTKADYTTTEKTDTTTQDLQLDYYYRNFSLQIISSYYNYNNKTYDKSGMNDLFIAAYYKLSPTNELTLRFGAGVTIPTYDSLLNNNNSDYTASMNIGYKLESINLFAGYSYTIINDDDVAGVASYQNTNSFTAGAGFYPQKNLYVSGSYNNSDSIYTNVDTIRTISLYTFYNIDANWFASFSYSYGVSDSASDSSTSFRVGYYF; translated from the coding sequence ATGTACAAAAAAATAATAACTCTTTTAGCGATAACCTCGCTTAGTCTATCTGCTTATAGCGATAAAGATTTGGATGGTGTCGATGACAGCTTAGATCAATGTCCCAATACATACTTTAGTGAGTTGGTGGATATGAATGGTTGTACAATTGAAAATTTAAGTGGTGAACATCATTTTGATATTATATATGGTCTTAATTTTACGAAGGCCGATTACACAACTACCGAGAAGACAGATACTACTACACAAGATTTACAATTAGATTACTATTATAGAAATTTTTCCCTTCAGATTATTAGTTCTTACTACAACTACAATAATAAAACATACGATAAGAGTGGCATGAACGACCTATTTATAGCTGCTTACTATAAACTATCTCCAACAAATGAGTTAACGCTAAGGTTTGGAGCTGGAGTAACTATACCCACTTATGATTCACTGCTAAATAATAACAATTCTGACTACACAGCATCTATGAATATTGGATACAAACTAGAAAGTATAAATTTATTTGCAGGGTACAGCTACACAATAATAAATGATGATGATGTAGCGGGAGTAGCCTCATATCAAAATACAAATTCTTTCACTGCCGGTGCTGGTTTTTACCCACAAAAAAATCTATACGTCAGTGGCTCTTACAATAATAGTGACAGCATATACACAAATGTAGATACAATAAGAACCATTTCTCTTTATACTTTTTACAATATAGATGCTAATTGGTTTGCAAGCTTTAGTTACTCTTATGGAGTAAGTGATAGTGCTAGTGATAGCTCTACATCATTTCGTGTAGGCTATTATTTTTAA